Proteins encoded by one window of Rhodococcus sp. OK302:
- a CDS encoding aldehyde dehydrogenase family protein, protein MFASTTYDRLFIDGKWVTTHDQRTTAVTNPATGTTIGTVPEGGAADLDAAVDAARRAYDDGPWSRMSLRERSVLLHRFVDVLDSHRSELASTITAESGALPTLVAGTHFGIGFGRFRHAIDLAGSQLDSATPLRMGAGSVMGGTALVYQPRGVVGLITPFNFPLYLNLCKLGPALAMGNTVVLKPSPLTPLEGLVLGVAAAEAGLPPGVINIVTGGGDVGESLVADPRVDMISFTGSDRTGSHIMALAARSLKPVVLELGGKSALIVREDAPVRQAVDIAYNSFTLHSGQGCVLLTRHVVHRSLVDEFLDGLAARAENAVIGDPLDPETTMGPLISREQQQRVAEYVAIGENEGGKVVTGGRPIDRDGFFFSPTVIHGVTPKARVAQEEIFGPVAVVLAFDTDDEAVSIANDSRFGLSGGVVSADTGKAWEIARRMKTGSVRINGGGTALDADAPITGYGASGIGAEHGLAGLLEFGQPQAIAFRVG, encoded by the coding sequence ATGTTCGCATCGACCACCTATGACCGGCTCTTCATCGACGGAAAATGGGTCACCACCCACGACCAACGGACCACCGCGGTGACGAACCCGGCGACTGGAACGACGATCGGTACCGTACCCGAGGGTGGTGCCGCAGATCTCGACGCTGCGGTGGATGCAGCCCGACGCGCGTACGACGACGGTCCGTGGTCGAGAATGTCCTTGCGAGAGAGATCGGTCCTGCTTCATCGGTTCGTCGACGTTCTCGACAGCCACCGCTCGGAACTCGCGTCGACGATCACCGCCGAGTCCGGGGCGCTACCCACCCTCGTAGCGGGCACCCATTTCGGTATCGGGTTCGGTCGTTTTCGACATGCGATCGATTTGGCCGGGAGTCAGCTCGATTCGGCAACCCCGCTTCGAATGGGTGCGGGTTCGGTGATGGGCGGAACAGCATTAGTTTATCAGCCGCGCGGGGTTGTCGGACTCATTACGCCGTTCAACTTTCCGTTGTACCTGAACCTGTGCAAGCTCGGTCCCGCGCTTGCAATGGGCAACACCGTGGTGCTGAAACCATCGCCACTCACCCCGCTGGAAGGTCTGGTTCTCGGTGTAGCGGCCGCCGAGGCCGGCCTTCCACCCGGAGTGATCAATATCGTCACCGGTGGCGGGGACGTGGGCGAAAGTCTTGTTGCAGACCCACGTGTCGACATGATCAGTTTCACCGGATCCGATCGCACCGGCAGTCACATCATGGCTCTGGCGGCGCGGTCACTCAAACCTGTAGTGCTCGAACTGGGTGGAAAGTCTGCTCTGATCGTCCGAGAGGACGCACCGGTCCGACAAGCTGTAGATATCGCATACAACAGTTTCACGCTGCACTCCGGCCAGGGATGCGTGCTCTTGACCCGACATGTCGTACACCGTTCACTGGTGGACGAGTTCCTCGACGGCCTCGCCGCGCGCGCCGAAAATGCGGTCATCGGCGATCCCCTTGACCCTGAAACTACGATGGGGCCGTTGATCTCCCGCGAGCAACAACAGCGGGTAGCCGAGTATGTGGCGATCGGCGAAAACGAGGGCGGAAAAGTCGTCACCGGAGGGCGCCCGATCGACAGAGACGGTTTCTTCTTCTCCCCCACTGTCATCCACGGCGTGACACCGAAAGCACGTGTGGCACAAGAAGAAATATTCGGTCCAGTCGCGGTAGTCCTTGCCTTCGACACTGACGACGAGGCGGTCTCAATCGCCAACGACTCACGTTTCGGTCTGTCTGGTGGGGTTGTCAGTGCCGACACCGGCAAGGCATGGGAGATCGCCCGACGTATGAAGACCGGGTCGGTTCGAATCAACGGCGGTGGAACTGCCCTCGACGCCGACGCTCCGATCACCGGTTACGGCGCATCCGGGATCGGCGCTGAGCACGGGCTCGCCGGACTCCTCGAGTTCGGACAACCCCAGGCCATCGCGTTCCGAGTCGGCTGA
- a CDS encoding ABC transporter ATP-binding protein: MAALDELDRAGRPDVLDSARGRSKIRAVGLERTFDTPGGLMTALGPLDLEVRDGEFLCIVGPSGCGKSTFLRIAAGLMDPTAGELTIERDGTGPLSAMVFQDYSIFPWKTVEQNVRFGLDVGRHRSSDSDDRIDYWLSRLGLDQFRKSYPSELSGGMRQRVSIARALVVDPEILLMDEPFAALDAQLRMIMQDELLALWQEHRRTVVFITHNLDEAVLLGDRVLVMSQRPGRVVGEFTVPFPRPRTAEIRGSGEFAALEQEIWANLRQEAYSDSVAASPGTGETR, from the coding sequence GTGGCTGCATTGGACGAATTGGACCGGGCGGGTCGCCCAGATGTCCTTGACAGTGCCCGGGGCAGAAGCAAGATCCGGGCCGTTGGTCTCGAACGTACATTTGATACCCCGGGCGGGCTGATGACTGCGCTCGGCCCGCTGGACCTCGAGGTGCGGGACGGAGAGTTCCTGTGCATCGTGGGTCCATCAGGTTGTGGAAAGTCGACGTTCCTGCGCATTGCCGCGGGGTTGATGGATCCGACAGCCGGCGAATTGACGATCGAACGCGACGGTACCGGGCCCCTTTCCGCGATGGTGTTCCAGGATTACAGTATTTTTCCCTGGAAAACCGTCGAACAAAATGTTCGTTTCGGTCTGGATGTGGGCCGTCACCGCAGTTCGGATTCCGATGATCGGATCGACTACTGGCTCTCCAGGCTCGGTCTCGATCAATTTCGCAAGAGTTATCCCAGTGAGCTGTCCGGCGGTATGCGACAACGAGTCTCGATTGCCAGAGCCCTGGTGGTAGATCCGGAAATATTGCTGATGGATGAGCCCTTCGCGGCGCTCGACGCTCAGCTTCGCATGATCATGCAGGACGAATTGTTGGCGTTGTGGCAGGAGCATCGACGCACAGTCGTCTTCATCACGCACAATCTCGATGAAGCTGTTTTGCTCGGCGACCGAGTATTGGTCATGAGTCAACGACCGGGCCGAGTGGTAGGCGAGTTCACCGTTCCTTTCCCACGGCCTCGAACCGCCGAGATCCGCGGCAGTGGTGAGTTCGCTGCTCTGGAACAAGAAATCTGGGCAAACCTGCGGCAGGAAGCCTACAGCGACAGCGTGGCTGCCAGCCCTGGAACAGGGGAGACCCGATGA
- a CDS encoding aldehyde dehydrogenase codes for MSEPSHVREHFYIGGRWSQPSTSSKIDVISPATEQVIGSVPDAGPADIDAAVAAARTAFDHSDWPWLSLIDRAEKMRDLAKAMTDRVEDFAHTITAEMGSVISYSKAGQAPGPIMMLEYYADLAESVQLKTSRSGVAGEWALHKQPVGVVGAIVPWNGPIFLAMYKLAPALLAGCTVVLKPAPESPLSAYLLAEALDAAGFPPGVVNIVPGGREAGRHLVRHRDVDKIAFTGSTAAGRTIMVDAAQDLKRLSLELGGKSAAILLDDIDINSVLPDIIFGVCQNNGQICVSNSRLLVPRHRESEIVEAVAAAMAQQIVGDPFDESSMIGPLVAQRQRDRVLGAIDGAVSDGSTIATGGGRPADLEKGWYVQPTVIADVSADQSVAHDELFGPVLSVIPYDSDAQAIEIANNTIYGLGSAVFTPDIERAENMAMRIRAGTVNINAHITDFHTPFGGWKQSGFGHEGGPEALAEYQQTKVVGSYL; via the coding sequence ATGTCCGAACCTAGTCATGTCCGCGAACACTTCTACATCGGCGGGCGGTGGTCACAACCATCGACGTCGAGCAAGATCGATGTGATTTCACCGGCAACCGAGCAGGTGATCGGTTCGGTGCCCGATGCCGGTCCAGCCGATATCGACGCTGCGGTAGCGGCCGCGCGGACCGCGTTCGATCATTCGGACTGGCCATGGCTCAGTCTGATTGACCGAGCTGAGAAAATGCGCGACCTGGCCAAGGCCATGACCGACAGAGTCGAGGATTTCGCGCACACCATCACAGCCGAGATGGGATCGGTGATCTCGTATTCCAAGGCAGGCCAAGCACCTGGCCCCATCATGATGCTCGAGTACTACGCGGACCTCGCAGAATCGGTGCAACTGAAGACGTCCCGCAGCGGAGTGGCCGGCGAATGGGCACTGCACAAACAACCTGTCGGGGTAGTCGGAGCAATCGTTCCATGGAACGGTCCTATCTTCTTGGCGATGTACAAGCTCGCTCCTGCACTCTTGGCCGGTTGTACCGTTGTTCTCAAACCGGCTCCCGAGTCACCATTATCTGCATACCTGCTGGCGGAAGCACTCGACGCCGCCGGATTTCCACCCGGCGTCGTCAATATCGTTCCGGGAGGACGCGAGGCCGGCCGACACCTAGTCCGGCATCGTGACGTAGACAAAATTGCGTTCACCGGCAGTACCGCCGCCGGTCGCACGATCATGGTCGACGCCGCCCAGGACCTCAAGCGGCTCAGTTTGGAATTGGGAGGTAAGTCCGCAGCCATACTGCTCGACGACATCGACATCAATTCCGTGTTGCCGGACATCATCTTCGGCGTGTGCCAGAACAACGGCCAGATCTGTGTATCCAACTCCCGCTTGCTTGTTCCTCGCCACCGCGAAAGCGAAATCGTGGAAGCCGTCGCGGCGGCGATGGCGCAACAAATTGTGGGTGATCCGTTCGACGAGTCGTCGATGATCGGTCCCCTTGTCGCACAACGTCAACGCGACCGAGTGCTCGGTGCCATCGACGGTGCTGTCTCGGACGGATCGACTATCGCAACTGGCGGCGGTCGACCAGCTGACTTGGAGAAAGGTTGGTACGTACAGCCCACAGTTATTGCGGATGTTTCCGCGGATCAGTCCGTCGCACACGACGAACTCTTCGGCCCCGTGCTGTCGGTGATCCCCTACGACTCCGACGCACAGGCAATCGAGATCGCGAACAACACCATCTACGGTCTCGGCTCCGCGGTCTTCACACCGGACATCGAACGTGCCGAGAACATGGCCATGCGCATTCGTGCAGGAACCGTCAATATCAACGCCCATATCACCGACTTCCATACACCGTTCGGAGGTTGGAAACAGTCCGGATTCGGCCACGAGGGTGGGCCAGAGGCTCTCGCTGAATACCAACAGACCAAAGTCGTAGGGTCGTATTTGTGA
- a CDS encoding cytochrome P450: MDNELIEHFVQNFDHHDPRLGADPIEVSKEMQARCPVAHSDAQGGFWVVSEYEESRRILQNHQVFTSAKGARIPAGPKTRPLPPLEYDPPEHVKYRTLISNAFSPRNISALEPQIRKLCDMLITRFQEQKSCDLVADLAAPLPTTIFTEMMGLPVEDAEKFHTWATLINHQAHKGEGAISAGEASEQAMNYLKDILDERKLHPKDDIATALVKGQVDGEPISEDDLIHMAFLLFLGGLDTVTSAMSFMFAHLAQRPDLRRQILDDPTIIPAAVEEFLRFEPVIMIGRAVSENTEIGGCPVSADERVLINSIAANRDPNQFENPDVIDFTRDSNRHLTFGIGPHRCVGSHLARLELKIVLEEFHARIPNYRLAEGHTLQRHMNQVNGLDTLPLVWD; encoded by the coding sequence ATGGACAACGAACTGATCGAACACTTCGTGCAGAACTTCGACCACCACGACCCACGACTCGGCGCCGACCCCATCGAGGTCTCGAAAGAGATGCAAGCACGATGCCCCGTCGCGCACAGCGACGCCCAGGGCGGCTTCTGGGTAGTCTCCGAATACGAAGAATCGCGTCGCATCCTCCAAAACCATCAAGTATTCACGAGCGCGAAGGGCGCCCGAATCCCCGCGGGGCCGAAGACTCGCCCCCTCCCTCCCCTCGAGTACGACCCCCCGGAGCACGTGAAATACCGCACTCTCATTTCGAATGCGTTCTCCCCGAGAAATATTAGCGCTCTCGAACCGCAAATCCGGAAGCTCTGCGACATGCTGATCACTCGGTTCCAGGAGCAGAAGAGCTGCGATCTGGTTGCCGATCTCGCCGCACCACTTCCGACGACGATCTTCACCGAGATGATGGGACTGCCGGTCGAGGATGCCGAGAAATTCCATACCTGGGCGACCTTGATCAACCACCAGGCACACAAAGGCGAAGGCGCCATCTCGGCCGGCGAAGCGTCGGAACAAGCCATGAACTACCTCAAGGACATCCTCGACGAACGCAAATTGCATCCAAAGGACGACATCGCCACCGCATTGGTCAAGGGACAGGTCGACGGGGAGCCCATCTCGGAGGACGATCTCATCCACATGGCGTTCCTGCTTTTCCTCGGCGGCCTCGACACCGTCACGTCGGCAATGTCATTCATGTTCGCGCATCTCGCGCAGCGACCGGACCTACGCCGGCAGATCCTCGACGATCCCACAATCATTCCGGCTGCAGTCGAAGAGTTCCTCCGCTTCGAACCCGTCATCATGATCGGGCGCGCGGTCTCCGAGAACACCGAGATCGGAGGATGCCCGGTAAGCGCGGACGAAAGGGTTCTCATCAATTCGATTGCAGCAAACCGTGATCCGAATCAGTTCGAAAATCCGGATGTCATCGACTTCACACGTGATTCCAATCGTCACCTGACATTCGGCATCGGACCGCATCGCTGCGTCGGATCCCACCTTGCGCGACTCGAACTCAAGATCGTCCTCGAAGAATTCCATGCCAGAATTCCGAATTACCGTCTGGCAGAGGGACACACACTGCAGCGTCACATGAACCAGGTCAACGGGCTCGACACACTCCCACTCGTCTGGGACTGA
- a CDS encoding ABC transporter permease → MTTIDEKSARPGPSPGAASVGESSSTVTFRPRYSAADRVRKNRRGKIIDNSLRFGVPMAIVLLWQIGAILDAYDRRFFPAPVDVVRSLKKAVSSGVLQDAFLVSAYRLIVGFVVGALVGLLMGFLLGRIPRLNIALDPIISALYTVPKLAVLPILLLMFGLSDLPILMLIAASVFFIVVISTTASVVSVQKNYLEPAQCFGATEFQTLRHVILPASLPAVFVSLRLAAGNAVLVLIGIEFVQGSKGLGYLIWNSWQLFDVGRMYVGVVLVAIFGVLFQMSITGIGKMLTPWTRRGGSGGH, encoded by the coding sequence ATGACTACGATCGATGAGAAGTCTGCGCGGCCGGGACCGTCGCCAGGAGCAGCCTCGGTAGGGGAATCGTCCAGTACGGTGACATTCCGGCCAAGGTATTCCGCCGCTGATCGGGTGCGAAAGAACCGGCGGGGCAAGATCATCGACAACTCACTGCGTTTCGGTGTTCCGATGGCGATCGTTCTCCTGTGGCAGATCGGCGCGATTCTCGATGCCTACGATCGGCGATTCTTTCCGGCACCCGTCGATGTTGTGCGGTCATTGAAGAAAGCAGTGAGTTCCGGCGTACTGCAGGACGCCTTCCTGGTCAGTGCCTACCGATTGATTGTGGGTTTTGTCGTCGGCGCACTCGTCGGATTGCTCATGGGATTCTTGCTGGGGCGTATTCCTCGACTCAATATTGCACTGGATCCCATCATCAGTGCCCTGTACACAGTGCCGAAACTAGCTGTGCTTCCGATCCTCTTGCTGATGTTCGGACTCTCAGACCTTCCTATTCTGATGCTGATTGCGGCCAGTGTCTTTTTCATCGTGGTTATCAGTACAACCGCCTCGGTGGTATCGGTGCAGAAGAACTACCTCGAACCAGCGCAATGTTTCGGCGCCACCGAGTTTCAAACACTTCGACACGTCATATTGCCGGCGTCCCTGCCTGCGGTATTCGTGTCACTTCGACTGGCTGCGGGCAACGCGGTTCTAGTGCTCATCGGTATCGAGTTCGTGCAGGGCAGTAAGGGCCTCGGCTACCTGATCTGGAATTCCTGGCAGCTCTTCGACGTGGGCAGAATGTACGTCGGTGTGGTGCTGGTCGCTATCTTCGGTGTCCTCTTCCAAATGTCGATCACCGGCATCGGCAAGATGCTCACCCCCTGGACTCGTCGTGGTGGTTCCGGTG